Genomic window (Deltaproteobacteria bacterium):
CGATCCCGACAAACGCTCATTGCGGCATCCCGCGCGGCGACCGATCCGCGTCGCGGTGCTCGTCGTCCTCGCCTTCGTCGCGACGGACATCGCCCTGCGCGCCGATCTCGCCCGCCGGTTCGCATCGGGCGCGTTCCGCCTGCCGCGCGACACCAACCTCTTTCTGCGCGAGTACATCGCCTACCTCGGCGAGCACCCCACGCAACGCGTTTACGTCATCGGCGATTCGGTCATTCAGGGGGTGCGTCTCGCGCCCGGCGAGACCGTGCCCGCCCGCATCGGCGCGCGGCTCCCCGCCCCATGGAGCGCGGCGAACCTCGGTCTGACCGCGTCGAAGATCCCCGACTTTTTCTACATGACGGGCCTGCTGCGCGCGCAGCCCGGCGACGTGGCCGTGTACAATATCAATCCAAAGAATTTCAGCGCATACGACATCGCGCGGCCGCTGCGTTTCTACGATCTCTACGACGCATCGCTCGACCGCGTCGCGGGGTTCGATGCCGCCGACGCGCTCGCCATCCCGCCCGACCGGCGCGGTCCTAAGACGCGTGGCGACGCCGTCTCGCGCACCGCAAACTACGCGTGGTTCTTCTTTCGCAATCGTGACTGGATCAGCGCCGAGCTGCTCGGCACGCACCCGCGCAAGCTGATCGACAGCTACCACCGCGTCTTTGTGTATTCAGGCGTGCGCGGCTCGATCGACCGATTGCTTCGCCGCGCGGGTCGTACCGACTGGCGCGAGAAGCGCTGGGACCCCTGGGCGATCGACGTGCTGAAAAAATACTACGACGTGCCGCCGCTCGATGACGCGAACCCCGTCTTTCGCTTCATCGCGCCGTGCGCACGCATCGCTCGCGAACGCGGCATGACGCCCGTCTTTTTCATGACGCCGATGAACCGCGCCTTCGCCGATGAACACGCGCTGGTCGATTGGGCGCGCCACGCGGACAACCTCGCACGCATCCGCGCGGCGACCGAAGCAAACGGCGGCGTCTTCGTCGACACCACGGATACCGTCGCGCCGGGCGGCTTCGCCGACAACGACCACCTCAACACGGCCGGGGCGGACCAACTCGCCGCCGCGCTGGCGGGCACGATCCTTCCGCGATTGGGCGATGACGGAGCCGCACCGTGATTCTCGCGACGTGGACCGACGCGCTGATCCTGCTCGCGCTTATCGCGCTGGCACGCCTCGCGCCGCGAAACCTGCGTCACGGCCTTGTCGCGTGCGCGTCCGTCGCGCTGCTGGCGCGCATCTCGCCCGGGGGCGCGGCCATCAGCTTGGCCGTGGGCGCGTTCGCGCTTGTGGCCCGGCATCGCATCGAGCGAGGGAGCGCCGGGGCATTCGTGCCCGCCGCGTGCGCCGTCATCGCCGTGCTGGTCGTGTTTCAAACGTGGGAGGCGATCGACCCAGCCGGGGCGCTACGTCCGCTGGGGCTGTCGTACCTGTGCTTTCACGCGCTTTCTTCATTGATCGAAACGCGGCGCGGCCGGGTTGCCGGCGCGACGACAGGCGAGGCTGCGGCGCATTTGTTTTTGTTCGCCACCGCGCCCGCGGGGCCGATCAAGAACTTCGATCGCTTTCGCGCGAATCTCGCCGAACGGCGCGAATGGATCGACGACCTCGCCTTCGGCGCGCGGCGGATTCTGGTCGGCATCGCCAAGACGCGCATTCTCGCCGCGTCGCTCAAACCCATGACGGCGGCGCTCGCGCATCCCGCCGACGCCGCGTGGCTCGACCTCGTCCTCGCCGTGTGGGCAT
Coding sequences:
- a CDS encoding MBOAT family protein codes for the protein MILATWTDALILLALIALARLAPRNLRHGLVACASVALLARISPGGAAISLAVGAFALVARHRIERGSAGAFVPAACAVIAVLVVFQTWEAIDPAGALRPLGLSYLCFHALSSLIETRRGRVAGATTGEAAAHLFLFATAPAGPIKNFDRFRANLAERREWIDDLAFGARRILVGIAKTRILAASLKPMTAALAHPADAAWLDLVLAVWAYTFWIYFDFSGYTDAAIGMARLAGYRVEENFDRPYLKANIRDFWRAWHMSLTAFLRDAVYIPLGGNRAGRGREIANTAIVFAAIGAWHGFAAHYLIWGLWHAVGLIVYRAWRRRYPAGAPSIWKTVAAWALTLHFVAAGWVFFACDTRTALAVFARLFTGAIP